From the Nitrospira sp. genome, the window GTAGCATCCTACCATGGCAATTTTTTGAGCAGCAACCGTACGCAGAGGGAAAACTAATCTTCGGCAGGGCCTTCACGCTGGTTCAACATATCCTCGAGTTGTTCCTTGGTCCTACCCCCAAATCGAACGAACTCGAGTCCAAATCGATCATCATTCTTCCAGCGGACGACGGCACGGGTGATGACAATCGGAGGCCTAGCCTCAGGAGCTTGTACACGGAGACTTAGACCGGCTCCGATAGGGGGCTGCGCATGACTCTGGATTTCACATCCGGCAATCGTGAGATTGGTCACCGTTCCATGGCCTGATCCCTCATCCCCCGTGAAGAAAGCGGGATAGTCGACCGGCACTCGACGTCTACCTCGTGGCTGCAGCGCGTTCTTGTCGTCTTTCTCTGGAGGCGTCATGCCTTCCGCACAGAAATCACTCAGTGCGCTGATTCGAACAAGC encodes:
- a CDS encoding PilZ domain-containing protein gives rise to the protein MTPPEKDDKNALQPRGRRRVPVDYPAFFTGDEGSGHGTVTNLTIAGCEIQSHAQPPIGAGLSLRVQAPEARPPIVITRAVVRWKNDDRFGLEFVRFGGRTKEQLEDMLNQREGPAED